The Carassius carassius chromosome 31, fCarCar2.1, whole genome shotgun sequence genome includes a region encoding these proteins:
- the LOC132111768 gene encoding alpha-amylase-like isoform X2: MKLLIVAALVGLCLAQHNPNTKHNRTSIVHLFEWRWADIAEECERYLAPNGYGGVQISPPSESIVVSNPWHPWWQRYQPISYNLCSRSGTEAELKDMITRCNNVGVNIYVDAVINHMCGASGGEGTHSSCGTYFNANKEDFPSVPYSSWDFNDDKCKTANEEIENYNEIFQVRDCRLVSLLDLALEKDYVRRKAAEYLNKLIDLGVAGFRVDACKHMWPGDLSNIYSRLKTLNTTWFSPGTKPFIYQEVIDLGGEAIKASEYFELGRVTEFKYSTKLGTVVRKWNKEKLSYLKTWGEGWGFMPSDRAVVFVDSHDNQRGHGVGGAFVLTFWDSRLYKIATGLMLAHPYGVTRVMSSYLWDRHFVNGKDQNDWMGPPSNANGSTKAVPINPDSTCGDKWICEHRWRQIRNMVIYRNVVSGQPLSNWWDNGNNQIAFSRGSKGFIVINNDDWALNMTLNTGLPKGTYCDVISGDKSGGSCTGKEVSVDAEGHATFSISNTDEDPFIAIHADSRL; encoded by the exons ATGAAGCTCCTGATTGTGGCTGCACTTGTTGGACTGTGTCTTGCCCAGCACAACCCAAACACTAAACATAACAGGACCTCTATTGTTCATCTGTTTGAGTGGCGGTGGGCAGATATAGCAGAAGAATGTGAGAGATACCTGGCACCAAACGGCTACGGAGGAGTTCAG ATCTCTCCTCCCAGTGAGAGTATTGTTGTGTCCAATCCTTGGCATCCTTGGTGGCAGAGGTATCAACCGATCAGCTACAACCTGTGCTCCAGATCAGGAACTGAGGCAGAGCTGAAGGACATGATCACACGCTGTAATAATGTTGGG GTGAACATATATGTGGATGCAGTGATTAATCACATGTGTGGAGCCTCTGGTGGAGAGGGCACTCACTCCAGCTGTGGGACATACTTCAACGCCAACAAGGAGGACTTCCCCTCTGTTCCCTACTCATCGTGGGACTTCAATGATGACAAATGTAAAACTGCCAATGAAGAGATTGAAAACTACAATGAGATTTTCCAG gTCAGGGACTGTCGCTTGGTGAGTCTCCTGGATTTGGCGCTGGAGAAAGACTATGTTAGAAGGAAGGCAGCTGAATATCTGAACAAACTGATTGATCTGGGTGTGGCTGGATTCAGAGTCGATGCTTGTAAGCACATGTGGCCCGGTGATCTTTCTAACATCTACAGCAGACTCAAGACCCTCAATACCACTTGGTTTTCTCCTGGCACCAAGCCCTTCATTTATCAAGAG GTGATCGACTTGGGTGGGGAAGCCATTAAAGCCAGTGAATATTTTGAACTTGGAAGAGTGACAGAGTTCAAATACAGTACAAAACTGGGCACAGTCGTCCGTAAATGGAACAAAGAAAAGCTAAGCTATCTCAA gACCTGGGGAGAGGGCTGGGGTTTCATGCCTTCTGATAGAGCTGTGGTGTTTGTGGACAGTCATGATAATCAGAGAGGACACGGCGTTGGTGGAgcttttgttctcacattctggGACTCTAG GCTTTATAAGATCGCTACAGGGCTCATGTTGGCTCACCCATACGGTGTGACCAGAGTCATGTCTAGCTACCTCTGGGATCGACATTTTGTGAATGGAAAG GATCAGAATGACTGGATGGGCCCCCCCAGCAATGCCAATGGATCCACTAAGGCAGTCCCCATCAACCCAGACTCCACCTGTGGGGACAAGTGGATATGTGAGCACAGATGGCGTCAAATCAG GAATATGGTGATTTACCGTAATGTTGTCAGTGGCCAGCCTCTCTCCAACTGGTGGGACAACGGTAATAATCAGATTGCCTTCAGCCGTGGCAGCAAAGGATTCATTGTCATCAACAATGATGATTG GGCACTGAATATGACGCTGAACACTGGCCTACCCAAGGGTACATACTGTGATGTCATCTCTGGAGATAAAAGTGGAGGCAGTTGCACAGGGAAAGAGGTGTCAGTGGATGCTGAGGGACACGCCACCTTCAGCATCAGCAACACAGACGAGGATCCATTCATCGCCATTCATGCTGACTCCAGACTGTAG
- the LOC132111768 gene encoding alpha-amylase-like isoform X1 produces the protein MNSFSAVFNVHAAEADRDRTSGNDVNCPTTADSPSTMKLLIVAALVGLCLAQHNPNTKHNRTSIVHLFEWRWADIAEECERYLAPNGYGGVQISPPSESIVVSNPWHPWWQRYQPISYNLCSRSGTEAELKDMITRCNNVGVNIYVDAVINHMCGASGGEGTHSSCGTYFNANKEDFPSVPYSSWDFNDDKCKTANEEIENYNEIFQVRDCRLVSLLDLALEKDYVRRKAAEYLNKLIDLGVAGFRVDACKHMWPGDLSNIYSRLKTLNTTWFSPGTKPFIYQEVIDLGGEAIKASEYFELGRVTEFKYSTKLGTVVRKWNKEKLSYLKTWGEGWGFMPSDRAVVFVDSHDNQRGHGVGGAFVLTFWDSRLYKIATGLMLAHPYGVTRVMSSYLWDRHFVNGKDQNDWMGPPSNANGSTKAVPINPDSTCGDKWICEHRWRQIRNMVIYRNVVSGQPLSNWWDNGNNQIAFSRGSKGFIVINNDDWALNMTLNTGLPKGTYCDVISGDKSGGSCTGKEVSVDAEGHATFSISNTDEDPFIAIHADSRL, from the exons GCACAATGAAGCTCCTGATTGTGGCTGCACTTGTTGGACTGTGTCTTGCCCAGCACAACCCAAACACTAAACATAACAGGACCTCTATTGTTCATCTGTTTGAGTGGCGGTGGGCAGATATAGCAGAAGAATGTGAGAGATACCTGGCACCAAACGGCTACGGAGGAGTTCAG ATCTCTCCTCCCAGTGAGAGTATTGTTGTGTCCAATCCTTGGCATCCTTGGTGGCAGAGGTATCAACCGATCAGCTACAACCTGTGCTCCAGATCAGGAACTGAGGCAGAGCTGAAGGACATGATCACACGCTGTAATAATGTTGGG GTGAACATATATGTGGATGCAGTGATTAATCACATGTGTGGAGCCTCTGGTGGAGAGGGCACTCACTCCAGCTGTGGGACATACTTCAACGCCAACAAGGAGGACTTCCCCTCTGTTCCCTACTCATCGTGGGACTTCAATGATGACAAATGTAAAACTGCCAATGAAGAGATTGAAAACTACAATGAGATTTTCCAG gTCAGGGACTGTCGCTTGGTGAGTCTCCTGGATTTGGCGCTGGAGAAAGACTATGTTAGAAGGAAGGCAGCTGAATATCTGAACAAACTGATTGATCTGGGTGTGGCTGGATTCAGAGTCGATGCTTGTAAGCACATGTGGCCCGGTGATCTTTCTAACATCTACAGCAGACTCAAGACCCTCAATACCACTTGGTTTTCTCCTGGCACCAAGCCCTTCATTTATCAAGAG GTGATCGACTTGGGTGGGGAAGCCATTAAAGCCAGTGAATATTTTGAACTTGGAAGAGTGACAGAGTTCAAATACAGTACAAAACTGGGCACAGTCGTCCGTAAATGGAACAAAGAAAAGCTAAGCTATCTCAA gACCTGGGGAGAGGGCTGGGGTTTCATGCCTTCTGATAGAGCTGTGGTGTTTGTGGACAGTCATGATAATCAGAGAGGACACGGCGTTGGTGGAgcttttgttctcacattctggGACTCTAG GCTTTATAAGATCGCTACAGGGCTCATGTTGGCTCACCCATACGGTGTGACCAGAGTCATGTCTAGCTACCTCTGGGATCGACATTTTGTGAATGGAAAG GATCAGAATGACTGGATGGGCCCCCCCAGCAATGCCAATGGATCCACTAAGGCAGTCCCCATCAACCCAGACTCCACCTGTGGGGACAAGTGGATATGTGAGCACAGATGGCGTCAAATCAG GAATATGGTGATTTACCGTAATGTTGTCAGTGGCCAGCCTCTCTCCAACTGGTGGGACAACGGTAATAATCAGATTGCCTTCAGCCGTGGCAGCAAAGGATTCATTGTCATCAACAATGATGATTG GGCACTGAATATGACGCTGAACACTGGCCTACCCAAGGGTACATACTGTGATGTCATCTCTGGAGATAAAAGTGGAGGCAGTTGCACAGGGAAAGAGGTGTCAGTGGATGCTGAGGGACACGCCACCTTCAGCATCAGCAACACAGACGAGGATCCATTCATCGCCATTCATGCTGACTCCAGACTGTAG